From a region of the Acinetobacter calcoaceticus genome:
- a CDS encoding alpha/beta fold hydrolase, translated as MKTHLFNENSYNEFQHHYTHIESKKLHYVTLGEGPAVLLIPGWPQTWYAWHKVMIELAKQGYQAIAVDLPGTGNSAPLDGSYDTGRIAKILSMLMTELEYPTYSVVGHDIGMWVAYALASDFPESVTRLAVTEAVIPGLAPAPPIFVEPSENIFLWHFMFNQTLDLPEALIAGREDTYLNYMFDKWSWHKDKVAIETYIEAYKIPGRLTAGFNYYRSIPETIRQNKIRETKSLDMPVLAIGAEHATDNAPYETMKKVSPHLTSTIVKDCGHFIMEEQSEKFSSLILDFLQQEKSDASTC; from the coding sequence ATGAAAACTCACCTATTCAATGAAAACTCGTATAACGAATTCCAACATCATTACACTCACATCGAAAGTAAAAAATTACACTACGTCACCTTAGGGGAAGGTCCAGCTGTATTGCTTATTCCCGGTTGGCCGCAGACATGGTACGCGTGGCACAAAGTCATGATCGAACTAGCGAAACAGGGTTATCAAGCAATCGCAGTTGATTTACCCGGAACAGGAAATTCAGCTCCACTGGATGGAAGTTACGATACGGGGCGTATCGCTAAAATTTTATCAATGCTGATGACTGAACTTGAGTATCCAACTTATTCGGTTGTTGGTCATGACATTGGTATGTGGGTTGCCTATGCGCTTGCATCTGACTTTCCTGAGTCAGTGACTCGTCTTGCGGTAACAGAAGCAGTGATTCCCGGTTTAGCGCCCGCACCTCCTATTTTTGTTGAGCCGAGTGAAAATATCTTTCTTTGGCACTTCATGTTTAACCAGACCTTAGATTTACCCGAAGCCTTAATCGCGGGCCGTGAAGATACTTATTTAAATTATATGTTTGATAAATGGTCGTGGCACAAAGATAAAGTGGCGATTGAAACTTATATTGAAGCCTATAAAATTCCGGGTCGATTAACGGCAGGTTTTAATTATTACCGTTCTATTCCAGAGACCATACGTCAAAATAAAATCAGAGAAACTAAAAGCTTAGACATGCCAGTTTTAGCCATAGGCGCTGAACATGCCACAGATAATGCACCTTATGAAACCATGAAAAAGGTTTCACCGCATTTAACCAGTACAATTGTAAAAGACTGCGGTCATTTCATTATGGAAGAACAGTCAGAAAAATTTAGTTCACTCATTTTAGATTTTTTACAGCAGGAAAAAAGCGATGCCTCTACTTGCTGA
- a CDS encoding alpha/beta hydrolase yields the protein MPLLAEIESWLKSRPTAQAVNSLQELREQVNKDIIDQQGIQHDASYQQSFHVAVSDDMEIEVRVYVPYSLENAEQRPALVFAHGGGWCLGSLDAWDRSCRLLAESTQQVVFSVDYRLAPEFKFPTPLNDFFTAFRYISENASLFGIDPNYIAVGGDSAGANIAAATCLMAKQHPEIKVSHQLLFYPALDATMSSNSYNQYAEGYGLDSSTMVYCWDQYLPHESEKQNELVSPLLAQSLEGLPDATIFICEYDPVREDGERYAQKLRDAGIKVNFHLLDGMIHGAIHMLAISPEKIKSIYSKIRM from the coding sequence ATGCCTCTACTTGCTGAAATTGAAAGCTGGCTTAAGTCCAGACCAACCGCACAAGCCGTAAACTCGTTGCAAGAGCTAAGGGAACAAGTAAATAAAGACATTATTGATCAGCAAGGCATTCAACATGATGCAAGCTACCAACAAAGTTTTCATGTTGCTGTTTCAGATGATATGGAAATTGAGGTTCGTGTTTATGTTCCATATTCACTAGAAAACGCTGAGCAACGGCCCGCTTTAGTTTTTGCTCATGGTGGAGGCTGGTGCCTTGGAAGTTTAGACGCATGGGACCGCTCGTGTCGGTTATTAGCAGAATCCACTCAACAAGTTGTATTTTCTGTGGACTATCGATTGGCTCCAGAGTTTAAGTTCCCAACACCTTTAAATGATTTTTTTACGGCATTCCGCTATATCAGTGAGAATGCTTCACTGTTTGGAATTGATCCAAACTATATTGCTGTAGGTGGAGATAGTGCCGGCGCAAACATAGCTGCGGCCACATGTCTCATGGCAAAACAACATCCAGAAATTAAGGTGAGCCATCAACTTCTTTTCTACCCAGCCTTAGATGCCACCATGAGTAGCAATTCTTATAACCAATACGCCGAAGGTTATGGTTTGGACTCATCCACAATGGTTTATTGCTGGGATCAATATTTGCCGCATGAAAGTGAAAAACAGAATGAACTTGTAAGCCCGTTACTTGCTCAGTCTTTAGAGGGGCTACCGGATGCAACCATTTTTATTTGTGAATATGATCCCGTTCGTGAGGATGGTGAAAGATATGCTCAAAAATTGAGAGATGCCGGTATTAAGGTGAACTTTCATTTGTTAGACGGAATGATTCACGGCGCGATTCACATGCTGGCAATCAGTCCCGAGAAAATAAAATCTATCTATAGCAAAATTCGTATGTAG